A single genomic interval of Armatimonadota bacterium harbors:
- a CDS encoding ABC transporter substrate-binding protein translates to MKLLRLVTWRIRPLLLLAGAALATPARADDPRTVRVGYAPSITDAVGIVGFSPQKRSYYKAFPGVTFNNRLFLAGPAVIEAMRRDEIDMAFVDGGAAISAFARSPDIVVLTGTTAGGTILVGRKGVAITAAAGLQGRKVAVPEIGCTQDTLLRFLLALNGLRAEDKGGKVAVMAIDNPELPGLFLQKKIDAACVPEPWGSYLVKEAGATVILGSGQMFNEGEYPATVLVARKAFADANPRFTRKFRDVTRRITLVISSQKMNYAPLLKSEMKRLSGRTMTDASITSGLKRCRFTTTANAHDMAVFAKLVDVAGYMPPGAKLDGIMLQ, encoded by the coding sequence ATGAAGCTGCTACGGCTGGTTACGTGGAGAATTCGACCACTGCTCCTGTTGGCGGGCGCGGCTCTGGCCACCCCGGCCCGCGCTGATGATCCGCGAACGGTTCGCGTTGGTTACGCCCCGAGCATCACCGATGCGGTCGGCATCGTCGGCTTCTCCCCTCAGAAGCGTTCGTACTATAAAGCCTTTCCCGGCGTAACGTTCAACAACCGGTTGTTCCTCGCCGGCCCTGCCGTCATCGAGGCCATGCGAAGGGACGAAATCGACATGGCTTTCGTCGATGGTGGCGCGGCGATTTCCGCCTTCGCGCGCTCGCCTGATATCGTCGTTCTGACCGGCACCACAGCAGGCGGCACGATCCTGGTTGGACGGAAGGGCGTAGCCATCACCGCCGCCGCCGGCCTTCAGGGCAGGAAAGTCGCCGTTCCCGAGATCGGCTGCACCCAGGATACGCTGCTTCGCTTTCTCCTGGCCCTGAACGGCCTCCGCGCCGAAGATAAAGGCGGCAAGGTGGCGGTGATGGCCATAGACAACCCCGAGCTTCCGGGCCTGTTTCTTCAGAAGAAGATCGACGCCGCCTGCGTGCCTGAACCGTGGGGTTCGTATCTCGTGAAGGAGGCCGGCGCAACCGTCATACTGGGCTCCGGGCAGATGTTTAATGAGGGCGAATACCCCGCAACCGTTCTCGTGGCGCGCAAGGCGTTTGCCGATGCCAACCCTCGCTTCACCCGGAAGTTTCGCGATGTGACGAGGCGGATTACGCTCGTCATCAGCAGTCAGAAGATGAACTACGCACCGCTCCTGAAATCGGAGATGAAACGCCTCAGCGGTCGCACAATGACGGACGCTTCCATCACAAGCGGGCTGAAGCGCTGCCGGTTCACGACCACGGCGAACGCGCATGACATGGCGGTCTTCGCCAAGTTGGTAGACGTCGCGGGATATATGCCCCCCGGCGCCAAACTCGACGGGATTATGCTGCAGTAA
- the dnaN gene encoding DNA polymerase III subunit beta — protein MKAMCTKRDLHEGLAAASRVTGKSTLPILMNLLIKTEPGGLEITGYDLEIGIRRHIPAQVQDEGAFTVSSKILTDIVNALPDSHVQFSADSPGNVVLACDRSSFDLVGLPAEEYPVLPEVGDETQVTLKVGALKSMITQVVFAASPDEARAIMTGINLTIKDGAVTMAATDGHRLAVRNLKVEGLDIEAGAIIPSRALNELARILPSDEEADVVIRLGKNQAQFQVDNTVLVSRLIEGQFPNFERVIPSSTDKSITMQTADLAASARRAYIVAKEASNRIILKTDGEKVIVSADAGGVGRAREDVEVMREGDDIEIAFNAKYLLDVLNVLPGEGVRFELTGSLNPGLVRPVDGTDYIYVIMPMQIV, from the coding sequence ATGAAGGCCATGTGTACCAAGCGGGACCTGCACGAGGGACTGGCGGCCGCCAGCCGCGTGACGGGCAAATCCACCTTGCCGATCCTGATGAATCTACTCATCAAGACGGAGCCGGGCGGGCTGGAGATTACCGGCTACGATCTGGAGATCGGCATCCGCCGGCACATCCCCGCCCAGGTACAGGACGAAGGCGCGTTCACCGTTTCGTCCAAGATCCTTACCGACATCGTAAACGCCCTGCCGGACAGCCACGTCCAGTTCTCCGCCGATTCGCCGGGCAATGTGGTGCTGGCCTGCGACCGCAGCAGTTTCGACCTGGTGGGACTGCCGGCCGAGGAATATCCGGTTCTGCCCGAGGTTGGCGACGAGACCCAGGTCACCCTGAAAGTGGGCGCGCTCAAATCGATGATCACCCAGGTGGTCTTCGCGGCGTCCCCGGACGAGGCGCGGGCCATTATGACCGGGATCAACCTCACCATCAAGGACGGCGCCGTGACGATGGCGGCCACCGACGGCCACCGCCTCGCGGTCCGCAACCTGAAGGTGGAGGGGCTTGATATAGAGGCCGGTGCGATCATCCCCTCCCGCGCCCTCAACGAACTCGCGCGGATTCTGCCGTCAGACGAGGAAGCGGACGTTGTTATCCGCCTCGGCAAGAACCAGGCGCAATTCCAGGTGGACAACACCGTCCTGGTGAGCCGCCTCATCGAGGGACAGTTCCCGAACTTCGAGCGCGTCATACCCAGCAGCACGGACAAGAGCATCACTATGCAGACCGCAGACCTCGCTGCCAGCGCCCGCCGCGCCTACATCGTCGCCAAAGAAGCCAGCAACCGCATCATCCTGAAGACCGACGGCGAGAAAGTCATCGTCTCGGCAGACGCCGGCGGCGTCGGTCGCGCCCGCGAGGACGTGGAAGTGATGCGCGAGGGCGACGACATCGAGATCGCCTTCAACGCCAAGTACCTACTGGACGTACTGAACGTCCTGCCCGGAGAAGGCGTGCGCTTCGAGCTGACCGGCAGCCTCAACCCCGGCCTCGTCCGCCCCGTGGATGGCACCGACTACATCTACGTGATCATGCCAATGCAGATCGTGTAG
- a CDS encoding glycoside hydrolase family 38 C-terminal domain-containing protein, with the protein MRIVIPLVVMALVSGTAASADTVMMMAGTELAKGGASMVYYNLSNQRVTFAAGDRLEYDLFISPDSAEISGGVDAELDQGLPLRDRKITDQNGFDLHPKTVITPARGQWRHRVFPLDSVAGCTTTKWSIVFEGDEPGPYAFFAGSVGVHHADGTWTWVYQSGALPVGAGIQGISGYSQKVVVRPVERSLITPEADIKAVVADQVAAYDREGQAREVAHDIQLVASLAALTPDGAKFKQPIDEARGAIDEIETGSPLSPDGVNARLARAKASLARTRPLMKRFTGHLVGHGHIDPAWQWEWPEIYDVCNKTFSQAVRFMDEFPGFKYSQSSSSLYRIVQEHYPDVFKRMQQKVKSGQWDIVGGRVSEGDTWMISEESHARNFLLAQRYFRKWFGKTATVGFEPDTFGHTWSMPQMLKMGGIENYYFGRGGQGKPFFWWEGPDGTRALTFDEIASGSWYDSNLSGKILDELVPWKQATGTTDIMWVYGVGNHGGGPTREQLNIAETWKKTPYYPTVEYSTAQAFFDAERKQDLTALPVVKTSLDPRIDGCYTTHSEMKRLNRDAENATATAETAASIAGLFGQPYLKDRFDEAWWGITFNQHHDSLPGSGTHQVYRQSVEQLSAIVAESRNIAGASVRFLASLATCPPDSDLAVMAFNPLGWQHSGEVRFPWPRPVRGEWVAVSPAGALSLISLQTGERRDNPSGEPMASFIAHNVPGFGYSVYEIRPLNPSASNCGIVQVKDEAETLTLDNGLRSVVIRKDNGLITSLKDLPYNRETLAPGGAANRFEVWYEDPSGDAWVVGKYTAHEVLDGPATVKVLTSDHARCLVEVTRQYRHSTIIQHIVLNAGSEQVELPMWIDWQEEGTHEASTPFLKLACDVAGSDPVFRYEIPFATEEHPSDGREAAVLKSGDLSSAEGGITLLNDCKHGYSATGNTLRLSLIRTPNRLDSTSDMRAHFVQAALVTHAGAYGAEQVKRGYEFNQPFVSATVAPSASGRFPLQKSFLKVDGEGVVATVLKRAEDDPKGILVRLYEADGKAGKATVGSDADFTSTQWVNFIEDPLGSRQSGSSATADLRRFEIRNLVLRAR; encoded by the coding sequence ATGCGCATCGTGATCCCACTGGTAGTGATGGCTCTGGTGTCTGGCACTGCCGCGTCCGCGGACACCGTTATGATGATGGCGGGAACCGAACTCGCCAAAGGCGGCGCTTCGATGGTGTATTACAACCTGTCGAACCAGCGCGTCACCTTCGCAGCCGGAGACCGCCTCGAGTATGACCTCTTCATCAGTCCCGACTCGGCGGAGATAAGCGGCGGTGTGGATGCCGAACTGGACCAGGGCCTGCCGCTCCGGGACCGGAAGATCACGGATCAGAACGGGTTTGACCTTCATCCCAAGACGGTCATCACTCCGGCGCGCGGCCAGTGGCGTCACAGGGTGTTTCCGCTCGACAGTGTCGCCGGGTGCACAACCACCAAATGGAGCATCGTGTTTGAGGGTGACGAACCGGGGCCATACGCCTTTTTCGCGGGGAGCGTCGGTGTTCACCACGCGGACGGGACGTGGACGTGGGTCTATCAGAGTGGCGCGCTTCCCGTCGGAGCAGGGATTCAAGGCATCTCCGGATATAGCCAGAAAGTCGTCGTCCGTCCGGTCGAGCGCTCGCTCATCACGCCGGAGGCGGATATCAAGGCTGTCGTCGCCGATCAGGTGGCCGCGTATGACCGCGAGGGCCAGGCGCGTGAAGTAGCGCACGATATCCAATTGGTGGCCTCTCTCGCCGCGCTTACACCGGACGGCGCGAAATTCAAGCAACCGATCGACGAGGCGAGGGGGGCGATCGACGAGATCGAGACCGGATCGCCGTTGAGCCCTGATGGCGTCAACGCCCGCCTGGCCAGGGCCAAGGCGAGCCTCGCCCGCACGCGTCCGCTGATGAAGCGCTTCACGGGCCACCTGGTAGGCCACGGACATATCGACCCCGCGTGGCAGTGGGAGTGGCCCGAGATCTACGACGTCTGCAACAAGACGTTCTCGCAGGCCGTCCGGTTCATGGACGAGTTTCCGGGTTTCAAATATTCGCAGAGCAGCAGCAGCCTGTACCGCATCGTGCAGGAGCACTATCCCGACGTGTTCAAGCGGATGCAGCAAAAGGTGAAGTCCGGCCAGTGGGACATCGTGGGAGGGCGCGTATCGGAAGGCGATACGTGGATGATTTCGGAGGAGAGCCACGCCCGCAATTTCCTGCTGGCACAGCGATATTTCCGGAAGTGGTTCGGCAAGACCGCGACCGTCGGGTTCGAACCGGATACGTTCGGTCACACGTGGAGCATGCCCCAGATGCTCAAAATGGGCGGCATCGAAAACTACTACTTCGGACGAGGCGGTCAGGGCAAACCGTTCTTCTGGTGGGAGGGTCCGGACGGCACCCGCGCTCTGACGTTCGATGAGATCGCATCCGGCTCGTGGTATGACTCCAACCTCAGCGGCAAGATCCTCGACGAATTGGTCCCGTGGAAGCAGGCGACCGGAACCACCGACATCATGTGGGTTTATGGCGTGGGAAACCACGGCGGCGGACCGACGCGTGAGCAACTGAATATCGCGGAGACGTGGAAGAAGACGCCGTACTATCCAACCGTGGAGTATTCCACGGCGCAGGCTTTCTTCGACGCGGAGCGGAAGCAGGATCTGACGGCGCTTCCGGTTGTGAAGACATCGCTGGACCCCCGCATCGACGGCTGCTACACCACACATTCCGAAATGAAGCGCCTGAACCGCGACGCCGAGAACGCAACAGCCACCGCCGAAACGGCGGCTTCCATCGCGGGCCTCTTCGGGCAGCCCTACCTGAAGGACCGTTTCGACGAAGCCTGGTGGGGCATCACTTTCAACCAGCATCACGACTCGCTCCCGGGAAGCGGCACGCATCAGGTGTATCGGCAAAGCGTCGAGCAACTGTCCGCGATCGTCGCGGAGAGCCGTAATATCGCCGGGGCTTCGGTTCGATTCCTCGCCAGTCTCGCCACGTGTCCGCCCGACAGCGATCTGGCCGTGATGGCGTTCAACCCGCTCGGGTGGCAGCACAGCGGTGAGGTGCGGTTTCCGTGGCCGCGTCCTGTACGGGGCGAATGGGTCGCTGTGTCGCCGGCCGGGGCGCTTTCCCTGATCTCACTCCAGACAGGAGAGCGCCGCGACAACCCGTCCGGCGAACCGATGGCGTCGTTTATCGCGCACAACGTGCCAGGGTTCGGCTACAGCGTTTATGAAATCCGTCCGCTCAACCCGTCAGCCTCCAACTGCGGGATCGTTCAGGTCAAGGATGAAGCGGAGACCCTCACTCTGGATAACGGCCTCCGCAGCGTCGTGATTCGGAAGGATAACGGGCTGATCACCAGCCTCAAGGATCTGCCGTACAACCGGGAGACACTGGCCCCCGGCGGTGCGGCGAACCGGTTCGAAGTCTGGTATGAGGATCCGAGCGGCGATGCGTGGGTCGTGGGCAAATACACCGCGCACGAGGTCCTGGATGGCCCGGCGACCGTGAAGGTTCTGACGAGCGATCACGCGCGCTGCCTTGTGGAGGTGACGCGGCAATACCGCCACTCCACGATTATCCAGCACATCGTGCTGAATGCAGGATCCGAGCAGGTCGAATTGCCGATGTGGATTGATTGGCAGGAGGAGGGGACCCACGAGGCGTCAACCCCGTTCCTCAAACTGGCTTGCGACGTGGCCGGGTCCGACCCCGTCTTCCGCTATGAGATTCCATTCGCCACTGAGGAACACCCCAGCGACGGACGGGAGGCGGCGGTGCTGAAATCAGGGGATCTCAGTTCAGCGGAGGGCGGTATAACCCTCCTGAACGACTGCAAACACGGCTATTCGGCGACGGGAAACACCCTTCGGCTGTCCCTGATCCGTACGCCCAACCGTCTGGATTCCACCTCGGATATGCGCGCCCACTTCGTTCAGGCGGCACTGGTGACGCACGCCGGCGCGTATGGCGCCGAGCAGGTGAAACGGGGCTATGAATTCAACCAGCCCTTCGTTTCAGCCACCGTGGCGCCAAGCGCCTCGGGGCGGTTTCCGCTTCAGAAGTCGTTCCTGAAGGTCGATGGCGAAGGCGTCGTGGCAACCGTGCTCAAACGCGCGGAGGACGATCCGAAAGGCATCCTCGTCCGCCTCTACGAGGCCGATGGGAAGGCGGGAAAGGCCACCGTGGGATCGGACGCCGACTTTACGTCAACGCAATGGGTGAACTTCATCGAAGACCCGCTCGGGAGCCGGCAGTCGGGCTCAAGCGCCACTGCCGACCTGCGCCGCTTCGAGATACGAAACCTGGTGCTGCGCGCCCGTTGA
- a CDS encoding glycoside hydrolase family 38 C-terminal domain-containing protein translates to MKWPLLTVLAATASACLAAYQPPVSLAAQTVLMMAGNNVSTGGNFYLYYPVSHKSVTLRKGDTLQYDLFIPHSSTEINGGADLEWADGTIGLRDRKIPDQNGVRIHPEQVVDQAKDKWYHRVIKLDSLEGMTVRTWTIAFEGDKPGPYVIFVGAYGIRHADGTWDWAYNGGPAPAPAGDISNVGYSREIVLRAVNRDWVAAGNIDKVVADQMAAFRRDSDITQFQNDVEYVEKFAKSAPDAAGYAKYITAARQALDKVKSSHDMSAEEMNSLLTSGREQLGHTHPLMQAFTGYLVGHSHIDFQWLWEWPESYEVCRATFNTISNLMDEFPGFGYSQSSSALYKATQDYYPDVFKRIQQKVKAGTWDVVGGRVCEGDTNMISEESHARHFLLGQRYFKDAFGKTATVGWEPDTFGHTWSMPEIIKMGGCDTYYFCRGGKDKPLFWWEGPDGTKVLAFDEPASGSWYGGNLTQSTLNEVFPWYDKTGTNSILWIYGVGDHGGGVTREQIQEGRKWQKAPFYPNVKFSTATKFFDAIKKGDLSKVPTIADELNPVFNGCYTTHSDLKRLNRDAENATATAESAATIANLFGQPYPQRTFNENWEGICFNHHHDTLPGSAIHESYVKSREQLSAIVASSRNIAGDSVRYLATFMKRSEGADYNVVAFNGLGWKHSGIVKAPWPYQPDADQWVATAPDGSTVPVTILRGLRPDNPSGEPMAVFEARDVPGFGYRVFGMRRVSGSDRLLDAVTLNQSGVDAYVIENASLKVTVNKRNGLITSVYDSNAKREMIAAGGAGNRLEIWEEKPGGMSAWQLGAYAGHKALDGDAQVKVLNNGPGAVIIEISRDYGKSRITQHVVLRAGADQVETPIWVDWQEFGNGKDPAPLLKMACDVAGDGLKASYEIPFATIQRPANGEECVALKSADLSNAEGGITLVNDSKSGHTAEGNSLRVSLLRASYEPDAMADQREHFINLALFPHTGAYGAAQVKRGFEFNQEFVGARVPPSSNGALPLEKSFVLVVGDNVVSTVLKRSEDDPKAMLVRFYEASGNQSPVTVSSDTTLAATQWVNFVENPLSGISTSAVTNVNLHKYEIRNLLLYRDKPVAARPAARPAKVAKTK, encoded by the coding sequence ATGAAATGGCCCCTCCTTACCGTGTTGGCAGCGACGGCGAGCGCTTGCCTGGCCGCCTACCAACCCCCGGTCTCCCTCGCCGCGCAGACCGTGTTGATGATGGCCGGCAATAACGTATCAACCGGCGGCAATTTCTATCTTTATTACCCGGTCTCTCACAAGAGCGTCACCCTTCGCAAAGGCGACACCCTGCAGTACGACCTCTTCATCCCGCATAGCTCCACCGAAATCAACGGCGGCGCCGATCTGGAGTGGGCGGACGGAACGATCGGGCTGCGCGACAGGAAAATCCCGGACCAGAACGGAGTGCGGATTCATCCGGAGCAGGTGGTCGATCAGGCTAAGGACAAATGGTATCATCGCGTCATCAAACTGGATTCACTCGAGGGTATGACTGTTCGCACCTGGACCATCGCCTTTGAAGGCGACAAGCCGGGACCATATGTCATATTTGTCGGCGCCTACGGCATCCGGCACGCGGACGGCACCTGGGATTGGGCGTACAACGGTGGCCCTGCGCCGGCGCCCGCGGGCGACATCAGCAACGTAGGATACAGCCGCGAAATCGTCCTTCGCGCGGTAAATCGCGATTGGGTTGCGGCCGGCAACATCGATAAGGTCGTGGCGGACCAGATGGCCGCGTTCAGGCGCGATTCCGACATCACGCAGTTCCAGAACGACGTCGAATACGTTGAGAAATTCGCCAAATCAGCGCCGGACGCCGCCGGTTACGCGAAATACATCACGGCGGCCCGCCAGGCACTGGACAAGGTCAAATCCAGCCATGACATGAGCGCCGAGGAGATGAACTCCCTCCTGACTTCCGGCCGGGAACAACTCGGGCATACGCACCCGCTGATGCAGGCCTTCACCGGCTATCTGGTCGGCCATAGCCACATCGATTTTCAGTGGCTCTGGGAATGGCCGGAGTCCTACGAGGTGTGCCGCGCGACGTTCAACACAATCTCGAACCTCATGGACGAGTTCCCCGGGTTCGGATACAGCCAAAGCAGTAGTGCGCTCTATAAGGCCACGCAGGATTACTACCCGGACGTGTTCAAACGCATCCAGCAGAAGGTCAAGGCGGGGACCTGGGACGTTGTTGGAGGACGCGTGTGCGAAGGCGACACGAACATGATCAGCGAGGAGAGCCACGCACGCCATTTCCTCCTCGGCCAGCGCTATTTCAAGGACGCGTTCGGCAAGACCGCGACCGTGGGCTGGGAACCGGATACGTTCGGCCATACATGGAGCATGCCCGAAATCATCAAGATGGGCGGGTGTGACACCTACTACTTCTGCCGCGGAGGCAAGGACAAACCGCTCTTCTGGTGGGAAGGCCCGGACGGGACGAAGGTTCTGGCGTTTGACGAACCCGCTTCCGGTTCGTGGTATGGGGGAAACCTCACTCAGAGCACTCTGAACGAAGTGTTCCCATGGTATGACAAGACGGGCACAAATTCGATCCTGTGGATCTACGGAGTGGGAGACCACGGCGGCGGTGTCACGCGGGAACAGATTCAGGAAGGCCGCAAATGGCAGAAGGCGCCGTTCTATCCCAACGTCAAGTTCTCGACAGCCACCAAATTCTTCGACGCGATCAAGAAGGGTGACCTGAGCAAGGTCCCGACCATCGCGGACGAACTGAACCCCGTATTCAACGGATGCTACACAACGCACAGCGACCTCAAACGCCTTAACCGCGATGCCGAGAACGCCACCGCCACTGCCGAATCGGCCGCCACAATCGCCAATCTCTTCGGCCAGCCCTATCCGCAGCGCACTTTCAATGAAAACTGGGAAGGCATCTGCTTCAACCACCACCACGACACCCTGCCCGGAAGCGCCATCCACGAGTCCTATGTGAAGAGCCGCGAACAGCTTAGCGCAATTGTCGCCAGCAGCAGGAACATCGCCGGTGACTCAGTCAGGTACCTTGCCACATTCATGAAGCGGTCTGAGGGAGCGGACTACAACGTCGTCGCCTTCAACGGGCTTGGCTGGAAGCACTCAGGCATCGTGAAGGCGCCGTGGCCGTACCAGCCCGACGCCGACCAGTGGGTCGCCACCGCCCCGGACGGCTCGACGGTCCCGGTGACCATCCTGCGCGGCCTGCGCCCGGACAACCCGTCCGGTGAGCCGATGGCCGTCTTCGAGGCCAGAGACGTCCCGGGCTTCGGATATCGGGTATTCGGGATGCGGCGCGTATCGGGGAGCGACAGGCTTCTCGACGCGGTAACCCTCAACCAGAGCGGTGTAGATGCCTACGTCATTGAAAACGCCAGCCTCAAAGTCACAGTCAACAAGCGCAATGGCCTCATCACCAGCGTGTATGACAGTAACGCGAAGCGCGAGATGATCGCGGCCGGCGGGGCGGGCAACCGGCTGGAGATATGGGAAGAGAAGCCCGGCGGGATGAGCGCCTGGCAGCTTGGCGCGTATGCCGGCCACAAAGCGCTTGACGGCGACGCCCAGGTCAAGGTCCTGAACAACGGTCCCGGCGCTGTGATTATCGAGATCAGCCGCGACTACGGCAAGAGCCGCATTACACAGCACGTCGTCCTGCGGGCCGGCGCGGATCAGGTGGAAACGCCCATCTGGGTCGACTGGCAGGAATTCGGCAACGGCAAGGACCCCGCGCCGCTGCTCAAGATGGCGTGCGACGTGGCCGGTGACGGTCTGAAGGCCTCGTATGAGATTCCCTTCGCCACGATACAACGCCCCGCCAACGGCGAAGAGTGCGTCGCATTGAAATCGGCGGACCTGAGCAACGCCGAAGGCGGGATCACGCTTGTCAACGACTCCAAGAGCGGCCACACCGCCGAAGGAAACTCACTTCGGGTCTCGCTGCTCCGGGCCAGTTACGAACCCGACGCGATGGCGGACCAGCGCGAGCACTTCATCAACCTCGCCCTCTTCCCGCACACGGGCGCGTACGGAGCGGCGCAGGTCAAGCGCGGGTTCGAGTTCAACCAGGAGTTTGTCGGCGCCCGCGTGCCGCCGTCCTCCAACGGCGCCCTGCCTCTGGAGAAATCGTTCGTGCTCGTTGTGGGCGACAACGTCGTTTCCACGGTGCTCAAGCGCTCGGAAGACGATCCGAAGGCGATGCTCGTCCGTTTCTACGAAGCGAGCGGCAACCAGTCCCCGGTCACGGTCTCCTCGGATACGACTCTCGCGGCCACGCAATGGGTGAATTTCGTGGAGAATCCGTTGTCCGGCATCAGCACATCAGCCGTAACCAACGTCAACCTGCATAAATACGAGATCCGCAACCTGCTGCTTTATCGCGACAAACCAGTGGCTGCCAGACCGGCCGCCAGGCCCGCCAAGGTTGCGAAGACCAAGTAG
- a CDS encoding septal ring lytic transglycosylase RlpA family protein, with amino-acid sequence MVRTLVGNASWYGPGFYGRRTASGEPMSRSRSTIASRHLPFGTRVRVTFLRTGRSAEARVNDRGPFVRSRIIDCSEALARNIGLRGAGRGRVKVEVLARSNHSR; translated from the coding sequence GTGGTCAGAACGCTGGTGGGCAATGCCTCCTGGTACGGTCCCGGCTTTTATGGTCGACGCACGGCATCGGGTGAACCGATGAGCCGTAGCCGCAGCACCATTGCAAGCAGGCACCTGCCATTCGGTACACGCGTCCGCGTGACGTTCCTGCGCACGGGACGCAGCGCAGAGGCCCGCGTCAACGACCGCGGTCCCTTCGTGCGCAGCCGCATCATCGATTGTTCAGAGGCGCTGGCACGCAACATCGGCCTGCGCGGCGCCGGCCGTGGAAGGGTGAAGGTGGAAGTCCTTGCCCGTTCGAACCACAGCCGCTAA
- a CDS encoding gamma-glutamyltransferase family protein — protein MPWEFTCRPILRGRRGMVTAGHYLAAMAGFSILADGGNAIDAAVAAGLVESLVEPHQNGLGGENPMIIWPAAAASPVVLSGQGWAPTAATLDAFHSLGVTSIPGDGYLAACVPAAVSTYITALIEFGTRSLAQAAAPALHYARHGFAVTGGLAENITGMLARFTGEWPTSAATYLRDGSAPAIGDTFTNTAWADTLDALIRAESGCGGKRVCGLHKAHDCFYRGEVADRIGAALDSAESMDASGAVHRPLLCVTDFAAYETRIEEPVTLDFHGARVFKCDAWSQGPVFLQQLALLLGYDLAALGHNSADYLHTIIECAKLAFADRERFYGDPLFSEVPMETLLSEDYNERQRVFIDPEAAIRVPLWDTTPGPPLSPVRGPKPLGGDTTHVDAADADGNMVSLTPSGGWLQSSPALKGLGFPLGTRAQMFQLVSGHPNAVEPRKRPRTTLTPSMAALPDGRRLAFGTPGGDGQDQWTLQFLLNHLLFGMDLQAALEAPTVHTRHFPSSFYPHEALTGTMVAESRIPPDVRKALRKKGHDVMTVGPWENGRATAISWDAGSLAAGASPRHETAYAAGW, from the coding sequence ATGCCCTGGGAATTTACGTGCCGGCCCATCCTGCGTGGGCGAAGAGGAATGGTAACGGCGGGCCATTACCTGGCCGCAATGGCCGGGTTCTCCATCCTTGCCGACGGCGGAAACGCGATTGACGCCGCCGTTGCGGCGGGCCTGGTCGAGAGCCTCGTCGAACCCCATCAGAACGGCCTTGGCGGCGAGAATCCGATGATCATCTGGCCGGCCGCCGCCGCATCCCCGGTCGTGCTGAGTGGGCAAGGCTGGGCGCCTACGGCGGCCACGCTGGACGCATTCCATTCGCTCGGCGTAACATCGATCCCCGGGGACGGCTACCTCGCCGCCTGCGTCCCCGCCGCGGTTTCGACGTACATCACGGCGCTCATCGAGTTTGGTACGAGATCTCTGGCGCAGGCGGCCGCCCCGGCGCTGCACTACGCGCGGCACGGATTCGCGGTTACGGGCGGCCTGGCGGAGAACATAACCGGAATGCTTGCCCGCTTCACCGGAGAATGGCCAACCTCCGCCGCCACCTATCTACGCGACGGTTCTGCCCCCGCCATCGGCGACACGTTCACGAACACCGCGTGGGCGGACACGCTCGACGCTCTGATCCGGGCCGAGTCCGGGTGCGGTGGTAAGCGCGTATGCGGCCTTCACAAGGCCCACGATTGCTTCTATCGGGGTGAAGTGGCCGATCGGATCGGCGCCGCCCTGGACTCCGCAGAGAGCATGGACGCTTCAGGCGCCGTCCACCGACCGCTGCTGTGCGTGACGGATTTCGCCGCGTATGAAACCCGTATCGAGGAGCCGGTCACCCTCGATTTCCACGGCGCCCGCGTGTTCAAATGCGACGCCTGGAGTCAGGGCCCCGTCTTTCTCCAACAGCTGGCGCTCCTGCTGGGATACGACCTCGCGGCGTTGGGCCACAACTCCGCGGACTATCTGCACACCATCATTGAATGCGCGAAACTGGCGTTCGCGGACCGGGAGCGCTTCTACGGCGACCCGCTCTTCTCGGAAGTGCCGATGGAAACACTTCTAAGCGAGGACTATAACGAGCGGCAACGGGTGTTTATCGACCCCGAGGCCGCCATCCGCGTTCCGCTGTGGGACACAACGCCCGGTCCCCCGCTGTCGCCCGTCCGCGGGCCAAAGCCGCTCGGCGGAGACACAACGCACGTCGATGCCGCGGACGCCGACGGCAACATGGTCTCCCTCACGCCATCCGGCGGGTGGCTGCAGAGTTCGCCAGCCCTGAAAGGGCTGGGCTTCCCGCTCGGCACGCGGGCCCAGATGTTCCAGCTTGTGTCGGGACATCCCAACGCGGTGGAACCTCGAAAACGGCCGCGCACCACACTTACACCGTCGATGGCCGCGTTGCCCGATGGCCGCCGCCTTGCGTTCGGGACCCCAGGCGGTGATGGACAGGACCAGTGGACGCTGCAGTTCCTGCTCAACCATCTGCTCTTCGGAATGGACCTTCAGGCCGCGCTCGAGGCGCCGACCGTCCACACGCGCCACTTCCCGTCCAGCTTCTATCCGCACGAGGCGCTGACAGGCACGATGGTGGCCGAGAGCCGGATTCCTCCCGATGTGCGAAAAGCGCTTCGAAAGAAGGGGCACGACGTCATGACGGTCGGCCCGTGGGAAAACGGCCGCGCCACGGCCATCAGCTGGGACGCCGGTTCCCTCGCCGCCGGAGCCTCGCCCCGCCACGAAACCGCCTACGCCGCGGGCTGGTGA